The genomic stretch GCACAGGCTGCTCGTCGGAGTGTACTACATCCCCATGTTGAGGAACTCTATCATTAGCTTGGGACAGCTGGATGAGAACGGTTCGCGCGTGGCGGTCAAGGACGGAGTCATGAGGATTTGGGACCGCCATCGTCGCCTTCTTGCCAAGGTAACCAGAGGCGCAAATCGACTCTACATCCTTAATGTGCAGGTGGCACAACCCCTCTGCCTCACTGCTCGTCGGGATGACGAGGCGTGGCAGTAGCACGAGCGCTTCGGGCACCTCCACTTCGAGGCCCTAAAGCGGCTGagtgccaaggagatggtgtGAGGCATGCCATGCCTTGACCACGTGGAGCAGTTCTGCGATGTCTGTGTGTTGACAAAGTAGAAGTGGCTCCTCTTTCCCCAGCAGGCGAGCTTCCGAGCCAAGGAGcggctcgagctcgtgcacAGGGACTTGTGTGGCCCGGTGACACCGGCCACATCGGGAGGACGACGCTACTTCCTGCTACTCGTCGACGACCTCTCCCGCTACATGTGGGTGATGGTCCTCGACAGCAAGAGAGAGACTGCGGACGCCATCAGGCGCGCGCAGGCTGCTGCGGAGGCGGAGTACGGCCGCAAGTTGGACGTGCTGTGCACTGACAACGGCGGCGAATTTAGGGCGGGTAAATTTGTGTTGTACTGCGCTGATGAGGGCATTCAGCGCCACTACTCCGCACCGTACAGCCCGCAATAAAACGGCATTGTCGAGCGGCGCAACCAGACGGTTGTGGGGATGGCTCgggccctcctcaagcagaggggCATGCCGGCTTTTTTCTGAGGAGAGATGGTGGTGACGGCTATCTACATCCTCAACCGCTCGCCCACCAAGGCGCTCGATGGTAGGACGTCGTATGAGGCTTGGCATGGGCTCAAGCCGGCGGTGTCCCACCTGCGGGTCTTTGGCTGCCTCGTGTTCACCAAGGAGCTTGGCCACATCGGCAAGCTCGACGACAGGAGCACTCCGGGAGTGCTCATCGGCTACGTGGAGGGCTCGAAGGCCTACCGCATTCTCGACCCGAAGACACAGCGTGTGCGCACGACGCGTGATgttgtgttcgacgaagggcGAGGATGGGCGTGGGACAAGGCGGTGGACGATGGCTCGGCTCCGATGTACGACGACTTCACTATCGAGTACGTCCACTTTGAGGGAGTTGGGGGAGCAGGCAGCTCTTCTTCACCGAGTGTGCCTACCCCAGTCCCCGAACCTCCACTGACTCCGGCGCCAGCTACCCTGGTAGCGTCACGCTCTCCAACCACAACTTCAGCTGCGACGAGTCTCTCGCCGACACCACCATAGCCGGCGATGCCACGTACTCCAGCACCGATAGCCACCCCTCCAGGCACGTCTACTCCGACACCAGCTCATGTCGAGCACAACTCGGTGGAGTTCGCTACTCCGCTCTCTCATGACAAGAAGCGCATCGACGCGTACCACGACGGCGATCCATCGCAGTACCGTACGATGGAGGACCTCCTCGGCGACCAGCCGGTGCCGGGACCGGTGCCTCACAACCTGAAGGCGTAGTTGCACCTTGCGTGCGACGACGGCAAGCCTTGGTCTTTTGCAATGCAGTTGGAGATGGACGCGGTTGAGAAGAACCGCACCTGGGAGCTTGCTGACCTCCCTCGTGGTCACCGTGCGATCACCCgtaagtgggtgttcaagctggagagggatgaagccggtgccatcgtcaagcacaaggctcgcttggtggcacGCGGGTTCGTGCAGTAGGAGGGGATCGACTTCGACGATGCCTTCGCCCCCGTGGCACGGATGGAGTCCATGCGACTCCTCCTTGCGCTGACCGCCCAAAAAGGCTGGTGCGTTCATCACATGGACGTTAAGTCGGTGTTTCTTAATGGTGACTTGAAAGAGGAGGTCTACGtgcaccagccgccgggttTTGTGATCCCTGGCAAGGAAGGCAAGGTGCTGTGCTTGCGCAAGGCCCTCTATGGCTTGCGGTAGGCACCGAGGGCGTGGAATGCCAAGTTGGATTCCATGCTCAAAGGAATGGGCTTTGAGCAAAGCCCGCACGAGGCGGCCATGTACCGGCGGGGCAATGGAGGAAATGCCCTGCTGGTGGGTGTCTACGTCGACGACTTGGTGATCACCGGCACCAAGGATGTGGAGTTGGCGGCGTTCAAGGAAGAGATGAAGGCCACCTTCTAGATGAGTGACCtggggcctctctccttctacctggggatcgaggtgcaccaggACGACTCCGGGATCATGCTTCGACAGACCGCCTACACCAAGCGCGTCGTAGAGCTAGTTGGGCTCACCGACTGCAACCCAGCTCTCACTCcaatggaggagaggctgaagctgagTCACGATAGCTTGACGGAGGAGGTAGACGCTACGCAGTATCGGCAtcttgtggggagccttcgctaCCTCGCCCACACACGGTCGGACTTGGCATTCTCCGTCGGCTACGTCAGTCGGTTCATGCAGCGACCGACGACGAAGCACCAGCAGGCCGTGAAGAGGATCATCCACTACATTGCGGGGACTCTCGATCACGGTCTCTTCTACCCGAGGTGTCCCGGGGCAGCACACTTCTTCGAGTATAGCGACAGCGACCACGCCGGCAacatcgacaccagcaagagcacgagcgggattctcttcttcctccgcaAGTGCCTCGTTAGCTGGCAGTtggtcaagcagcaggtggtggcctTGTCCAGCTATGAGGCTGAGTACATAGCGGCTTCCACCGCTTCAACTCAGGCGCTCTGGCTCGCTCGGCTGCTTAGTGATCTCCTTGGCAGAGACGCTGAAGCAGTGGAGCTTAGGGTGGACAGCAAGTCTGCTCTGGCTCTGGCAAAGAACCCCGTTTTCTAAGAACGGAGCACATCCGGGTGAGGTACCACTTCATCCGAGGCTGCTTGGAGGAAGGGAGCATCAAGGTaagctacatcaacaccaagaaTCAGCTTGCGGACCTACTCACCAAGCCccttgggaggatcaagttccttgagctctgctCCAAGACCGGGATGGTCCAACTTTCCCACAAGATGACGCacaagacttagggggagaatgATGTTTGGtctttgtggggctgcagcactCCTGCATGCTGCAGCTGTTTGGTCTATGTGGGGCTGTAGCACTCCCTGCATGCTGCAGCACTAGGACAGCATCTAGGACAACACTAGGACAGCATCTTAGACTAGCTTTTAGGatagcatcttagactagcatctAGCATATGCTagcctatatatatgtatcCCCAACCTCTTGGTTGGTCATGGCATTGTGTGAGAAGTAAACCAGAAAAATTGCTCCAACTTCTAGTGTCATCCTCTCAATGAGAGTAACAGTTCAGCTACTAACAAATTGTTGGGTAAGACCAATAGGGTTTGGGTACTGGCCATCTGTCATTCAGAACAAACAAAACTTCAGAAAAGACAGAAGAACAAATTCAAGTGAGACATTGCAACAAATATTCCTAAAATGCGTTAGGTACCTGTTTGGACTATGATTGACAGTGTTACCAGCATCC from Setaria italica strain Yugu1 chromosome II, Setaria_italica_v2.0, whole genome shotgun sequence encodes the following:
- the LOC106804162 gene encoding uncharacterized protein LOC106804162; translated protein: MSDLGPLSFYLGIEVHQDDSGIMLRQTAYTKRVVELVGLTDCNPALTPMEERLKLSHDSLTEEVDATQYRHLVGSLRYLAHTRSDLAFSVGYVSRFMQRPTTKHQQAVKRIIHYIAGTLDHGLFYPRCPGAAHFFEYSDSDHAGNIDTSKSTSGILFFLRKCLVSWQLVKQQVVALSSYEAEYIAASTASTQALWLARLLSDLLGRDAEAVELRVDSKSALALAKNPVF